A region from the Lolium perenne isolate Kyuss_39 chromosome 4, Kyuss_2.0, whole genome shotgun sequence genome encodes:
- the LOC127324037 gene encoding uncharacterized protein: MSEDYAASRIDNKHIKGKLAKNNGSTDLATSTSRAVCTSWDSDLDIVDIIGPNADTVRQLLYVLDAPLGDLPTETALDEVKNVYLTRKNQYSIVQCAILYGLESELQKYFENHDPFDIIHELKMIFEFHVDGERYEVLEQFFGCKMEEGSSVSENVLKMYGHVKKLQDLGITIPNALGIHRVLQSVPPSYKNFVINYNIFIFCNMRIVLTVRQLLYVLDAP, encoded by the exons ATGTCTGAAGATTATGCGGCCAGTAGGATCGACAATAAGCATATTAAGGGCAAACTAGCAAAGAACAACGGCAGTACGGATTTGGCAACCAGCACCTCCAGGGCAGTTTGCACCAGTTGGGACTCAG ACCTAGATATCGTCGATATCATTGGCCCAAATGCTGATACCG TTAGACAACTTctctatgtgcttgatgcaccgctaggtgacctacCTACAGAAACTGCTCTCGATGAGGTTAAAAATGTTTACCTCACTCGGAAGAACCAATATTCcatagttcagtgtgccatcctctaCGGTTTAGAATCAGAGCTTCAGAAGTATTTTGAGAACCACGACCCTTTTGATATTATCCATGAGCTCAAAATGATATTTGAATTTCATGTGGATGGGGAAAGATATGAAGTCCTTGAACAGTTCTTTGGCTGtaagatggaagagggtagctctgTTAGCGAGAATGTGCTCAAAATGTATGGGCATGTGAAGAAGCTCCAAGATTTGGGAATAACGATTCCTAATGCGTTGGggattcatcgtgtcctccaatcagtaccacctagttacaagaatttCGTGATAAACTACAACATATTCATATTCTGCAACATGAGGATTGTTCTCACAGTTAGACAACTGctctatgtgcttgatgcaccgtga